One Phocaeicola dorei genomic region harbors:
- a CDS encoding TonB-dependent receptor — MNVGVGTQYFDLNKTWTIEPRLSFKWNFHPKQYLSFGYGLSSRRERIECYYTHVPNQKDIDNTRLGMGKTHQLNLTYDWMITNNLNLRIEPYFQYLYNIPVEENSSFSIINFNAFILDKQLVSTGKGKNYGIDISLEHYLKNGWYWMINGSLFKSKYMGGDNIWRNSRMDRDFVIKALAGKEWTLGKKGNKILGVNVKLTYQGGERYSPIDYVESEKNHLIKVDETKAYSLQQIPSFISDLSIIYRINKKKVSHEFSVQLLNLNGFKNTYYQYNILTNQVEKKHSASLVPNLRYKLYF; from the coding sequence ATGAATGTAGGTGTAGGTACTCAGTATTTTGATTTAAATAAAACATGGACTATTGAACCGCGTCTAAGTTTTAAATGGAACTTTCATCCAAAACAATATCTGTCATTCGGATATGGACTTTCTAGCAGAAGAGAGAGGATTGAGTGTTATTATACTCATGTTCCCAATCAAAAAGATATAGACAATACTCGGTTAGGTATGGGTAAAACGCACCAACTAAATCTGACATATGACTGGATGATAACAAACAATCTGAATTTAAGAATTGAGCCTTATTTTCAATATTTATATAATATTCCAGTAGAAGAGAACTCTTCTTTTTCCATTATTAATTTTAATGCTTTTATTCTTGACAAGCAATTAGTTAGTACAGGAAAAGGAAAAAACTATGGTATTGATATATCATTGGAACATTACCTGAAAAACGGTTGGTATTGGATGATAAATGGCTCCTTATTCAAATCAAAGTATATGGGAGGAGATAATATTTGGAGAAACAGCCGTATGGACAGAGATTTTGTTATTAAAGCTCTTGCCGGGAAAGAGTGGACTTTAGGCAAAAAAGGAAACAAGATATTAGGTGTTAATGTGAAATTGACCTATCAAGGAGGAGAGCGATACTCGCCTATTGATTATGTTGAATCCGAAAAGAATCATCTTATCAAGGTTGATGAGACAAAGGCATATTCTCTTCAACAGATTCCTTCTTTTATTTCAGATTTATCGATAATTTATAGAATAAACAAGAAAAAAGTGTCACATGAGTTCTCTGTTCAGTTACTAAATTTGAATGGTTTTAAGAATACATATTATCAATATAATATATTAACAAATCAGGTGGAAAAGAAACATAGTGCATCACTTGTTCCCAATCTACGATATAAGCTGTATTTTTAA